In Glycine max cultivar Williams 82 chromosome 15, Glycine_max_v4.0, whole genome shotgun sequence, the DNA window TCCTTGGGTGTTCTTTTGTTGATATAGATTGGTGCAAGTGTTATGGTTTGTGGTTGTGTTTAGTTGTTAGTTCTTTAATTAAGAGGGCTTACCAACATACAAGAATGGAAGAACCAAAGGTTGTATATAACTTGTTCGATCTTCAGAAAGTTTAATGGATTAATGGAAGAATCAAAAATTGTGGAAGGTTGAACCTTCGCTTTGCTGAAAGATCATTTACTCATTTTCTATTTGTTCCATCTAACGGGGCATGATAATAATCACATATGATGTTAAGAGTTTAGAGTATCGTttgtctaaaattaattttaggatGAACCCTTTTTGAATTAATACCTATAATTTATCTctgtatttgatttattttttagtattaaatatagttttagttaaaataaaatttatttgataattttataatttttatcttccaaattatttgaagtaaaaaaatattagtatattcTCAAATCTTGAGATTTggaataaaaagaacaaaattaaaaattaaaaatccaaaTAGCTTGTTTTTTGcataatactaaaattattacattaccATACTCCATTGACATAAAAAGGTTTAGCTAAAAATAGTTTTCTAGTAAATTAGAATATCCTCCCGAGGGatgattaaattgatttttcattgtattttattttaaaagtttcactCTTCTCCTTTAAGGGGTTTATATCATTGTGTTCTATAGGctcaaaaaaaatctttatgtgtactatgatttaatttattttaatatagacaaatttcttaaagtcatttttttttatgtttatcaaTATGATCGACAATTAGTTTTGAATACTTATTATAAATTGTAAGATCACTTCACAATATGAAATGGAAATTctagatgaaaatttaaaattgatgatataagcgttcaaaaaataacatttcatctattaaaaaaaaattataatacaatgtttaaaattagtttttggtGACCTTATGAAGTTAGTTTACAATCATTCACTACTATCAATAGActcatttatattaaaataaactaataagctaaattataacatatattaatcttttaagaaaaaaatagtgtaaCTTTTTAACTAAAATGTAAATCTGGCTATAACATAGGTGGAAAGAAACTGTAAATGGGGGCCATTGTCAAGAGACACTCGATGGGCCGGGGCCCAAGACAACCAAAGTGTAATGACGTCGTTTTCTGGAAAAATTCCGAAGCCTACGAGAAAGTATTACCTAGGAGAACTGTAAAGACTAAACTTCCTAATTTCATTAGTTTCATTATTTCACAAGTGGTGGGGACTAAAGGAGAATGATACAACCAATGTTAAACGTGACACGAATGCTGCACATGGCGAGAACATTCTTTGATGCTTCCTACGTGTCTGTTCTGCTCCATTTGTGAATAATTGGTATTCGTATTCGCATTTGATGAATTTATAGAAAAAGGGAATTTGGTAtgtgatgaaaatcaaatccttgCTCgcccttaacttttatttttggctTCATAAATATTACTACTTTTTATTAACCATGATAGATTGCAATTTCCATCCTACGCTAATATTAACCTTCAAGCTACACAGATCATCAATAAgaacaattaaatatattttatataattaatctattttaaacatctacaaaattacatttatatgtaaatatataagattaatctAATGATTGTGGACatgtgaaaagagaaaggagggacatttttaataaaattaattaattaacattttttgataaaaaaattacattaatatgctttatataatatttaaaaaatttagtaacaTCACTGAAAATTCATATATtgttttgcttattcaacttttatTAACATACGATggtattatagttttttttttttaaatagaatctCATTTAAGTCATGGATAATACATTAGtctcaagattttttttaataaaatagactaatccAAAAGAGTTTGTGTAGACTTTCTTTTATTCATTAGAGAAGAGTTTGCCAGAGTAGgagtattgattaaaatttataagagatTTAAAATTACGAGTAAAGTTTAGAtgtgtgtttaaaaaaaaattagaatttttgataaattttcgtcccataataattattatcgtgtgagaaaaaaattattctattgttattttaattttttttttcctgtataAATAATCTAGACGATAACTATAACGAGACTATGAAGTATTAGAAAACCTACATGTACCAGAAGTGTGGTAGCATTGAGAGTATGGTTTACTGGTGTGCTAAGAGTGCATTATTTGAGAAAGAGAAGCATGGTGGGTTTTACTGTGAGGTTAGAATTGAGAAATGAGGTTGGTGTGAAATTGTGAAGCCAGATTTCTGCTCAAGGGCTTTTCTATAGGATGGTTCTTGTTCATCGAATCTCATACTCTGGAACTCGAATGTGGTTGTAAATTTCAGAGACAAGAATTAAGACACCATTTTGGAAACGTTCTAAGAGAAGGGTAGAGACAGAGTGAACTCCAACTCTCATATTTCACAGACATTGGAGATGTTGGATGTGATGTCTTTGAGTTACCCCTTCCAAACATTGTTGTTAGGTTGTGTAACTACTCCTAGTCGTAGATACTTGAGCAAGACAAGGTGGTACCAAGTTCAAGCCACACCCCCATCTTCACTTATTCTGAATGCAGATGAAAGTGGCAAGTTTTCTGAGAAGCTTCATGGCTCAAACCTTGCTTCGGGGAGGGGTGCTCCTTTTGTCACTCAGGGAAGTGCTGTTGGTATAATTGGAGGAGTGTCTATGGATGCCACTCtaaaatttttgagaaaacttgTAGAGTTTAGTTCAGAAGATGGAGCTAATTCCATCCCTTTTGTACTGTGTTCTGATCCTCTCTTGAGTAAGGAGCTTCTGTCCTATGAAAGGAGTATTTTTGCTTCTAGCACAAGTAAAGCAGAAAACTTGAAGCAGGATTCTTCTCCAATTGTGCAAACTCTTAGAAATAAGAGGGTTTTTCTTGAGAATTTTGGGACTAGTTGCACCGTTATGCCCTGTAATGTGTCACATTCTTGGTATGAACAAGTGTCCGAGGGATGTTCTGTTCCTGTTCTTCACATGGCCGAGTGCGTCGCCAAGGAGCTCAAGGAAGCTAAGCTAAAGCCACTTGAAGCCGGTAGTCCTTTGCGGATTGGAGTGCTTGCAACAAATGCAACTCTAGCAGCTGGTGTTTATAAGGAGAAGCTTCAGAATGAAGTAATTTCCCTATGTTTGTTTTCAACACCTTGCTTTCTTAACTATCAACAGCATATCTTATTACTGCACACTAGGCTAAGAGAAAGTATATGCTCTAATAAACTTTAGAACAGTAATTTCTCCCTATATATAGCTCCTTGTGctaaatgtaataatatttatcaaCTCAGGTCAATGTAGTTGCTCTGCGGAATACCCGTTGCAGCATTTCTTTTTCACATTATAACTTTCAGAACACTCTATATGATGCAGACCTTTATAAAATCCTTTCAAAATTAGTTGCATTCTTCTTTATGAGTATTGAATAACTGCAGCAGTTTTGGTAGAGTTTCTACAGATCTGaacatataaaatttcataacaataatataatatgggCAAGGCCCTATGCAGTTCTTTTTTACTTACAAAGATTATGGAAACCACCCAATTACCATTTATGATGGGAAATGTGATAGATGTAAGTGGTTGCCTGAGAGTTTGATTAAGGGGCTGTTAGTTTATTTGGTTAGAGAGTTAGTTAATCAATTGTTGATATAAATTAGTTTGTTGGGCTGAGACAGAAAGGAAACAAGGCAGATTGCCTATAAATAAGAGGAGGGGTGGGAAGAGTTAAGTATCTTGTCATTTGTGTGAGGGATGGGGCATTTGGGCATTGGGAGTTAGGCGGTTTTCTTTCTGTATTCTGTGCCAGTTTCTATTAGGGGCATTTCATATTTTGTCAAATGTGATGCCTAATTTAATGTTTCAGCACTTCGTGACTTCTCAATTTCATATCtatgtacatttttttcttcttgggcAAGCCATATATATGTACCTTGTGGGCACCTTTGTTTATGTTCTATAGGACTAGATGTTTGCAATGAGTAGATAATTTGTTTGTATTGTTACTTGTTTCTTAACTTTATTCAACAAGTGAAAACAACATTTCTCATATGCCAAAACAAAAACACCGGAACAGTGTTTTCTTTCTCATATTCATGAAGATCGAGTTTCCTCAGTTAACCCATCACCTATTTCCTGTGTCAAAAAGAACTCCTAGATCATTAAACTTTGATGAATACGATATTTAATTTCTAGTTGTTGGTTCAAATGAATCAGTAGTTTAGTATTGGTTTGCTTATTATGGCAGTTGGAACACAAAAACCACCACAGCAGGGGGGATTTTTTATCACTTATCTTTCCTTTGTAATCCAGTACAGGAATAACAGGATATGGTTTAATGCAGCATACACTTCATAAATGTTTTACTTAACCTTAATGTGAGCACAATACTTCATACGCTTGCTTCTCTTTTGGTTCTATGGGCCTACAAAGTATTATTAAACCTTCATGTTTGATATTATGAACATTGAAAGAATTCTACCTGGTCACATCCTTATTCAATCACAGCTCTATTTGACTATTACATCTGTAACTGCTTTCAGTTACCGCTTACTACTGTTGCTAAAATTCTGGATGGCATTTGTCAATATGTCGTAATGAATTTTGTATATCTACACATGTGcacatgcaattttttttttgttgatttttacaattttgccattttcttatttataaacaTGGAGTTGACTGTCATGTATGTATTTACATATAATACACTAGTTTTTTACTTTTCCTGCAATTCTTGAAAGACCGTGTTGAATTGGGTTGACGAGCAATAGAGATTTTGATAGCTGTTCATCTTGCTTATTTGTGTTCAGGGATTTGACGTTGTACTGCCTGATAGAGCAACGATGGAGCATACAGTAATACCTGCAATGGAAGCTTTGAATAGAAAGGACATGGAAGGGGCATGCAATCTATTGAGAATTGCACTTCAAGTTCTTTTGGTGAGAGCTGCAAATTCTGTTATCCTTGCTTCTGATGATATGCGGGACCTCTTGCCCCCAGATGATCCTCTTCTCAAGAAATGTATTGATCCAATGGATGCATTAGCCCGATCAACTATCAAATGGGTAAAATCCTCTGGGCATAATACATGAACAACAAAAGAAAGTAACTATTGTATTTCATTAGTTATGTATCAAGATTCTTCTGGTTTCATTGATATTGTTCATTTCATTAATGCAAACTCTTGTATTCAAAACACTGTAATTATGCCAAAGATGTATGTTGAGTATTAGAGCACATATTCCTTCTGAATTCATGCACAAATCAGCCTTAGTTGAgcttgaaaaactttttatcaTATCTGTAATTTGGTGTTGTGTTAGTACGTATGACAAACATATAAAACcagaaaataaaacacaaaacatAGGGACATGGATTAATTTAACTAAAACTCTGGTAATGTAAGCTATCAAGCCTAGTCGTGTAAaacctttaaatttaaaagccTTTATTAATTATGCGTCATTTAGCTTTCTGAATGGATAACAATGTTCATTTAACTCAAACAGAATCACCTTTAGGTGGTGGTAAGTTCACACTTCATAGGGTGCCCAAGAAAGAGATCATCACTGATGATATGGCTAGACTTGGAGTTGAAAGGATAACAATAGTGCTCGccattcttaatttaattttaaagccATCTCCTTGATCTTCTTTCCATCGTTTGCTACGTTCTGTTGGCCCTCATCTCACTGTTTCATTAatcacaccaaaaaaaaaaactcactatTTCAACATCACCTAATGGCTAGTAATTGAGGCTCAATAGGGAAATTCCAAGATTTAAAGCTCAGAGGAGGATGCAAATGCTTTGTGCTTCATTTTGAGTTGGAACAACAACCGCAACCGTGCATATGTAATTATTATACCACTGCTACATTTGATTTCTTTACAAGTACGTACAACAACTGTTTTCATCACTTCTAATCTGTCTAAGCTTGTAACATTTGGGAAAAGATTTTGACATTTGATTAATCAAAAAGAAGAATCCACTTCAACCAATATGTCTTTAGGTACTGCTATACATAACATATAAATAGCACTCAGAATTGGTGGACAATCGGTTAGAGCAACAGGtgttataacaaaaataattacaaaagagGGAAAATTGGTcacaataaaattatcttatgaAAAAGTTTGTTTGATATCCAAAAACTGCTCACTCAATGTtcctttattattttggtatacGAACTTTTGTTCTTGATGACTGTACTAACGCTTGCTCAAATATCATGAGCAGCTTAGATGTTTGGCGTcaatatttcaataataatgataattatatatcaacatttacaaatattttacacAAGGGACAGAGacagaaagagaaggaaaaataagTACACCATGATgtgatgaaatgaaataaaaagggcaaatgtaattttttttgcaaaacttTGTTATGtgaataaattattcattatgttaaaaaaatcattattcatatttcaagaacataagaaccttaaagttgattttttattattattagttgaaaattataaaaatcaaatgataactttaaaatataagttaatttgatagtcaatttggATTAATAAGTAGAtgtaatttctttactttattattgtttttaatgaaataatgaagaaattaatatctgtgttattttttattagcaaaattcaaaagaagaagatttcacgtgctttagaggaaaaattgatgcaaaaattgaaaaaaaaaggtttgaagaaaaaattgaaagaattgAAAAGCAGGCTTAGCGCGCAACACACTCTTAGCGCGAAAAAAGTCTACGAAGAAGTCCAACGCTTAGCGCGAAAGCTCGCAGAAGTGAAAATTAAACTATCTAGTGCCTATATAAGgaggaggaagcaaaagaaaaagacatgGAATCTCACAACCCACGCACTTGGTCTATCCCTTTCTCTTTAGTCAtccatcatcttcttccatCCACCTCAATCCCCTAAAGTGTAGaagtctctcatgacaatgagaggttaAAACCCTCTCTTAGTTAGGGCTTGACAAGcctaaaaaatcaataaatgtaTTGTAATGCTTCATATCTATCAATGCAATCAggtgttttttttcctattatcctttcttattttaatttcatgtatcatGCATTCTTGCATCATCTTTAGGGGTTAGTCGCTCTTAATAGAAATACAAGCAAGGCCTTACATGTATTAGTTTTAGGAGTTATTTATTGAGAAATGGTAATGTCTATAGAATTGGAAAATGGTATCTCAATATTGCATTTTTAGGGATAGAGTTATTTTGTTGTGCCTCTGCATAAGTCTTTATACACTTAATGGTGTTTATGATTTCATCTTTGCAAAGGAATTCGGGGAGAGAAtacataaattaggctcttcattTTCATCGTGAGAGATCTGGGTTGAGCATATTAATAGATATGGGTaggaaaaatttacaaaattgatagagaaaaatctaaaataatacatGTTAGGCAAATAAGGCAGACTAGGTCCCAACATTATCACATTATGAGGATTTATCTTCCTCTATCttcatcttatcttatctttctttatcttctattttcttttatctttatcatcttaattcaaatattttatcttttctatcttctatttttatttttaaatattttatcttttcttttaaatctttatcttatcccttatctttctttatctattattttatttctttatctcttgcttttaaattgggtttgcatcaaTCTAAGTAGGATTCGACACTCGGGACTTCCGAGTATTGTGATAAAATTGTTACACTTGTCAAttagttaacaagtttttgagGCAGTTGTCGGGACTTTGGTTTTCGTACTTGGTCGTTACAAATCCCAATTTGAGagcaattatgttttttattttatttaaattgttttatctattaatttttttagttgctttattttatttttcaatttttttctttattcactcttattttattcttttttttaaaaaataaaaaatatttatttaagttttaatttttattctgtgATAACGTGCACGGTAGTTATTTCTTTTGTGAATAGTTCACATTCcttctttgaagaacatatcaTGATAGAAGATCGTCCACAAAGGATGACGCTAGAGGATTATTCTAACTTTGTTATACCTTAATACTTCACTAGTACAGCCATACTAGATGTGCAGGTAACATTTCATATCCATATTTCCTCATCCAGCTGATTTAGGAGAATTTGTTCCATGACCTACCAAGTGAAGATCCGTACGCACATCTGGCCACATACATCGAAATCTGTAACACGGTGAAGATAACAGGAGTTTCTGAAGACGCCATCAACctcaacttattttctttttccttggcCGGTGAAGCAAAAAGATGGTTTCACTCGTTTAAGGGGAATAGTCTGCAGACATGGGATGAGATGATGGAGAAGTTCCTGAAGAAGTACTTCTCGAAATCCAAGACTGTTGAGGGAAAGGTGGAAATCTCATCCTCACCAATACCTCATGAATCGTTGAGCGAAGTCCTTGATCGCTTCCATGGGTTACTCCGGAAGACTCCTACACATGGGTTTAGCGAGTCAGTCCAGCTCAACATCTTCATTAATGACTTGCAACCCCATTCCAAGTAGCTCCTCGATGCCTCAGCCGGTGGGAAGATCAAGTTAAAGACTCCAAAAGAAGCTATGGAGCTGATAGAGAATACCAAAATAAGTTGgaatcataaatataataagttcagagattttttttttcttttttcccgaGATCTCTTGTTTTATACGTTACTTGCATTGCTAGCTTAGTAATTTTAATGCTAAAAAGGTCTTTGcttaggaatatatatatataatctttttgCTTAGGGGCTAGTTTTGcgactgataaaaaaaatattatcatctaTTGAAATCTGAACCGTTCTGGATATCAATTATGGCAGAATTCATATAATGCAACACTGAACATCTGCTCCAACAGTACAAAAGAGAATATGTGCtggttatgattttaatttctctGAAAGCTTTTTTTCTTGTTAGCTAATATTATTTTCGTTACTCTAATGGGGTATAACAGAAGGCCTGGTAATAATTATAAGTGCTAACGCATAATAGTGTCATAAATTTGGCAGGCTTTGTAAAAAGAAAGCTATGTATATGTAATATCTGAATAAAATACTGACGTATATAACctgtcaaaaaagaaaaatagtaaaaaatagaCTGAACCATATTCCTCAAAACAAACTCCGTCAAATTGATAGTGAAGTAAAACTCTCgacaattttacattttaagagAAACTGCTTAGTTTTGGTATAGTTATTCACTAGTCCAGCCAGTTTGCTCAGCATAGATGCCACTGATCCTTTGTAGATCATTGTTTTTGAATATGAGCTTAACAGGACATGATGGTTCATTCTTAGTTGCCACAGTGCTAGTTGAGGCATTTGTAGCAGCAGAAGTTTGCATTATCCATTGTTCTGCATAACAGCAGCCATCACTTGGAGCAGCTGCAGAAGTTCGCATTCTCTTGGATTCTGGAGAAGAGTAGCGAAGTTTCCCTACTTCTGCATTCTCAAAAACAAGAGTCAGAATTTATTTACAGGGACAGTTCAATATTCTATAGAATCACAAAATGCcatgcaaaatattttaaaatgtagcaTCAAATCAAACCCAATAGAATTTGTGTTTTGTTggatcaaaatatttttgttcactAAGTCCATCCATACGTGACCAAGCTTGCTTGTCTTCTTTCAGTCTGTATGGGTTTGGGAGTAGTGTGGATGAATGAAGGAAATGAGAGGTGCGTCCGTGAACGGACACGCCCCTCCTGAATCTCCTGCACATTTCTGTCTTCTTCACCACCAACTTATTCTTATCTGACAATTCTGCTTCCTTGAAATTATAATGTGTTAATTGTTTTTGTGCTTCTTCTGCGTccatctttctttccttcctcaACTCAAAAGTCTCAAACACACACTACCAGAAGAATGTGAAATGGAAATAAGatagacaaaaattaaaaataagaaaaaatagagctagacataaaaatactaatttatccTTGTTTACAATACATTTGATATAAACGAGAGAGGAAAAAAACCTGATATAATTGATTAAGGAAGGAAGATAATTGACTATCATAGACAAAAATATTTACCTTTGCTTATTGGGTATCAAAAAAATAACCAACTAGAAGAATAGTGTAGCATGAGCAGGAGGCGACCAAACCAACATGAACAACAAATCAACTAAAATAAGAGAGATTTAAGCGAGATTAATTTTGGAAGCCAAATGAAGCCCTAGATCCATATCGGTTTCTTTGTTATTTATGCTCTTTTTTGTGCATAAGTATTTGTGTGCTGCTGCTCCCCAACTCTTCATTATTTCTCTCCACTTTTCTCCTTTTACCCCATGCAGAGTGTGAAtgacacaaattattattattaatttacccttttttaaaatacatttgatATAAACGAGagaaaaatatgacataattgATTATGCATCGAAAAAAGTGATTATCAATTTGGCATTCCGgtcaccaaaagaaaaaatatatataatcattttttacaCAATCTTAATCCATTAAGGAATGAAGCTAATAAACTatcatagaaaaaaatatttaccttgCTTATTGGATATCAAACAAAAGACCAACTAGGAGAATACTGTAGCAAGAACAGGACGTGACCAGTCTAACATGAGCAACAGACCAACTTAGAGAACAGAGATGTAAGTGAGATAACTTTTGGTAGTCAAATAAAACCCTAGATCTATACttatttctttgttatttttattttttttgcacatAAGTATTTGTGTGTAGGACCcgcaacttttttttctctttcttcatttttacacaattattcttctcttttttttctcttttgtaccCATAAGTAGTTAATCTTCACTACCACTGATCCACAACTCTTCATTACTCTCCTCTATTTATCTATCATTTCTTTTACACCAAACAAAGCGTGAATGATAcgatttattattatcattataaaaaatttatttgtacaCAAGTGTACAACAAACTTTACAACTAAGAACAAGgtatgaaatataataaatgtcgtgatatataaaaatatttcattatgtttcattaaataaaagattgtataaaagtaataaattttatcactaTTCCTATTGTAGatgtttaaaaacaaaaattaaaataaaaggtaaaaaaaattgtaattgaagatgaaaataaaataaaaaaatatgttctcAAACCAAATAATCCTAAAAAATGGAGGAAACaattccatttaaaaaaaatctttaaatctCAAATATCGTAACTTTTTAGattattagttattttagaaaaaattataatcttatccccctaaatatttttcataagctTCATTTTTTAGTCTTCCATTTATTTTAcccattaaatataatttttccttaGTCTCGGCATAAATActgaacaaaacaaataaaaaacaatcaaataagttatgataaaaaaaattcacaaaaggtaaattacaattttatcaaaaaaaatgagtctaataaaaaaaagtcatgctATTTAAGATTAAAATCTAGTCACGCCTCTTTAACTAAAAAATCTCCCACATTTACAGTTTGGTATGCCACATGAAACTATTTCGTTAAGGGTGAAAAACTGAAAATGTattgaattacatttttgtaaaGCCTGAACCTAGTTtatttatctaatattttttaaaacctaaaCTGATTCGAAAAACTTATTTGAAAGCTTACCTTATAACAAAACCttttaaatactttataaaACATGTCTCTAACTAAA includes these proteins:
- the LOC100819732 gene encoding broad specificity amino-acid racemase RacX, translated to MLDVMSLSYPFQTLLLGCVTTPSRRYLSKTRWYQVQATPPSSLILNADESGKFSEKLHGSNLASGRGAPFVTQGSAVGIIGGVSMDATLKFLRKLVEFSSEDGANSIPFVLCSDPLLSKELLSYERSIFASSTSKAENLKQDSSPIVQTLRNKRVFLENFGTSCTVMPCNVSHSWYEQVSEGCSVPVLHMAECVAKELKEAKLKPLEAGSPLRIGVLATNATLAAGVYKEKLQNEGFDVVLPDRATMEHTVIPAMEALNRKDMEGACNLLRIALQVLLVRAANSVILASDDMRDLLPPDDPLLKKCIDPMDALARSTIKWVKSSGHNT
- the LOC102665231 gene encoding uncharacterized protein; this encodes MDAEEAQKQLTHYNFKEAELSDKNKLVVKKTEMCRRFRRGVSVHGRTSHFLHSSTLLPNPYRLKEDKQAWSQVGKLRYSSPESKRMRTSAAAPSDGCCYAEQWIMQTSAATNASTSTVATKNEPSCPVKLIFKNNDLQRISGIYAEQTGWTSE